A genomic stretch from Erigeron canadensis isolate Cc75 chromosome 9, C_canadensis_v1, whole genome shotgun sequence includes:
- the LOC122581106 gene encoding protein ELC-like, which produces MVHPTASASPPQSSPTGQFLTSVLSQRGLPYAEDIKWLIRQHLVSLTTTFPSLNPKTATFTHNDGRSVNLLQVDGTVPMLFQNVTYNIPVIIWLMETYPRHAPLVFVNPTRDMVIKRQHSFVSPSGLVSINYLHSWVYPSSNLVDLVKNLSHFFALDPPLYSQRRPSVNPVNPSLNHGHSFSSSGSGSVSAGSVRPAIPPRTYPPSPYGSGGVGGTEDPAEVYRRNAINKLVENVNRDVEELRKKREVEMEGMFNAQAVLRQREAEITNGVREMQYEKEALEQQLQMVLMNTDVLEEWVKENEGKLLSGGGEVNVDEAFQLADGLSKQMLECTAADLAIEDVVYALDKAVQQGSIAFDVYLKQVRLLSREQFFHRATAAKVRAVQMQAQVTSMASRAPPYAN; this is translated from the coding sequence atggtacacCCAACAGCGTCAGCGTCACCACCACAATCATCACCCACGGGCCAATTCTTAACTTCCGTGTTATCACAACGTGGTCTCCCTTACGCTGAAGATATCAAATGGCTAATCCGTCAACATCTGGTATCTTTAACGACAACTTTTCCATCACTTAACCCTAAAACCGCTACTTTTACACATAACGATGGCCGTTCCGTTAATCTTCTTCAAGTTGACGGAACTGTCCCTATGCTTTTCCAAAACGTTACTTATAACATCCCTGTGATTATCTGGCTGATGGAAACTTACCCTCGTCACGCGCCTCTTGTGTTCGTGAACCCCACGCGCGATATGGTTATTAAAAGGCAACATTCTTTTGTTAGTCCTTCTGGGTTAGTTTCTATTAATTATTTGCATAGTTGGGTTTATCCAAGTTCTAATCTTGTTGATTTAGTTAAGAATTTATCGCATTTTTTCGCCTTAGATCCCCCGTTATATTCACAACGTAGACCTAGTGTAAATCCTGTTAATCCTAGTTTGAACCATGGACATAGTTTTAGTAGTTCGGGATCGGGATCGGTTTCGGCGGGGTCGGTGCGGCCGGCGATACCGCCTCGGACGTATCCGCCGTCGCCGTACGGGAGTGGTGGGGTTGGGGGGACGGAGGATCCCGCAGAGGTTTATAGACGGAATGCGATTAATAAGTTGGTGGAGAATGTGAATAGGGATGTGGAGGAGTTGAGGAAGAAAAGGGAGGTGGAGATGGAAGGGATGTTTAACGCGCAGGCGGTGTTAAGGCAACGAGAAGCGGAGATCACGAACGGGGTGAGGGAAATGCAGTACGAAAAAGAGGCGTTAGAGCAGCAGTTACAGATGGTGTTGATGAATACTGATGTGTTGGAAGAATGGGTGAAAGAGAATGAAGGGAAGTTGTTGAGTGGCGGCGGTGAAGTGAATGTCGACGAGGCGTTTCAGCTGGCTGATGGGTTGTCGAAACAAATGTTGGAATGTACGGCTGCTGATCTTGCTATTGAGGATGTGGTTTATGCGTTGGATAAAGCtgttcaacaaggttcgatAGCTTTTGATGTTTATCTGAAACAGGTGAGGTTGTTGTCACGAGAACAGTTTTTTCATCGTGCTACTGCTGCTAAGGTTCGGGCTGTTCAGATGCAAGCTCAAGTTACTAGTATGGCATCGAGGGCGCCTCCGTATGCCAATTGA
- the LOC122581105 gene encoding beta-glucosidase BoGH3B-like, giving the protein MWVPNFTQTIYQTSSSSSAFTFTVFRHRRQQSVNKITSTTWKLGLSSIRRRFAHHSTMADMINVVYKNANQPIEARVKDLMPRMTLKEKLGQMTQIERAVATPDVINHLCIGSVLSGGGSKPHENATASDWADMVDGLQKGALESRLGIPIFYGSDAVHGNNNVYGTTIFPHNVGLGATRDPDLVEMIGAATALETRASGVQYAFAPCVAVCRDPRWGRCYESYSEDTQLVRKMTSLVTGLQGRPPKDHPNGYPYVAGRNNVMACAKHFVGDGGTDKGKNEGNTIISYEDLENIHMSPYPDCISKGVCTVMASYSSWNGTKMHSHRHLLTDILKEKLGFKGIVISDWEALDRFHDPYGSNYRAAVSSAVNAGIDMVMVPFRYQLFLEDLEYLVESGEVPMARIDDAVERILRVKFAAGLFEYPMTDRSLLDIVGCKKHRELAREAVRKSLVLLKNGKDPRKPFLPLDRNVKRVLVAGKHADDLGFQCGGWTATWEGTSGRITIGTTILDAIKEAAGDNTEVVYEENPTTKSLSGQDFSYAIVVVGEAPYVESGGDNSELTIPFKGDELLKLVAEKIPTLAILISGRPLVIDPSALEMLDALVAAWLPGTEGNGITDVIFGEYEFHGLLPVSWFKSVDQLPMNAHQNSYDPLFPIGYGLKSKV; this is encoded by the exons ATGTGGGTCCCTAACTTCACTCAAACAATCTaccaaacatcatcatcatcatctgcatTCACATTTACTGTTTTCCGTCACAGACGACAACAATCAGTCAACAAAATAACTAGTACTACGTGGAAACTCGGTCTTTCATCAATCCGACGTCGTTTTGCTCATCATTCCACCATGGCTGACATGATCAATGTCGTTTACAAAAATGCAAACCAACCCATAGAAGCCAGAGTCAAAGATCTTATGCCCCGCATGACTCTGAAAGAAAAACTTGGTCAAATGACTCAAATCGAACGTGCAGTTGCTACTCCTGATGTCATCAATCATCTTTGCATAG gaagtGTGCTAAGTGGTGGGGGAAGCAAGCCACACGAGAATGCAACGGCGTCAGATTGGGCGGATATGGTGGACGGGTTACAAAAAGGGGCATTAGAATCGAGGCTTGGCATTCCGATATTTTATGGTAGTGATGCTGTTCATGGTAATAACAATGTATATGGCACTACTATCTTCCCTCACAATGTTGGCCTTGGCGCGACCAG AGATCCGGATTTAGTTGAGATGATAGGTGCTGCAACTGCTCTGGAAACAAGGGCTAGTGGTGTTCAATATGCATTTGCTCCTTGTGTTGCT GTATGTAGAGATCCAAGATGGGGAAGATGCTACGAAAGCTATAGCGAAGATACCCAATTAGTTAGAAAAATGACTTCATTGGTAACAGGCTTGCAGGGGAGACCTCCTAAAGACCATCCAAATGGTTACCCTTATGTAGCTGGAAG GAATAATGTTATGGCTTGTGCAAAGCATTTTGTTGGAGATGGCGGTACTGACAAAGGGAAAAACGAAGGCAATACTATAATCTCATATGAGGATTTGGAAAACATCCATATGTCACCATATCCAGATTGTATTTCAAAGGGTGTTTGTACAGTTATGGCATCCTATTCAAGTTGGAACGGAACCAAAATGCACTCTCACCGTCATCTTCTAACCGATATTCTCAAAGAGAAGCTAGGCTTTAAG GGTATTGTGATTTCAGATTGGGAAGCACTTGACCGTTTCCACGACCCTTATGGATCAAACTACAGAGCTGCTGTTTCATCTGCCGTTAATGCTGGAATTGACATG GTGATGGTTCCATTCAGATATCAGTTATTTTTGGAGGATTTGGAATATTTAGTAGAATCTGGAGAGGTACCCATGGCAAGGATTGATGATGCTGTTGAACGCATACTAAGAGTTAAATTTGCTGCTGGGCTTTTTGAATACCCCATGACCGATAGATCTTTGCTCGATATCGTGGGCTGCAAG AAACATAGAGAATTAGCACGTGAAGCAGTTCGCAAGTCATTGGTTTTGTTGAAAAACGGGAAGGATCCAAGAAAACCATTTCTGCCGTTAGATAGAAATGTGAAAAGGGTTCTTGTCGCTGGAAAACATGCAGATGATCTGGGTTTCCAGTGTGGAGGTTGGACCGCCACGTGGGAAGGAACTAGTGGAAGAATCACAATCG GAACAACGATTCTTGATGCTATTAAAGAAGCAGCAGGAGACAATACTGAAGTGGTATATGAAGAAAACCCGACAACTAAAAGCCTTTCTGGACAAGATTTTTCTTATGCTATTGTAGTCGTTGGTGAAGCTCCATACGTAGAATCTGGTGGTGATAATTCAGAACTCACCATTCCATTTAAAGGGGATGAACTATTAAAGCTTGTTGCAGAGAAAATCCCAACTCTCGCAATTTTGATATCTGGCAGGCCATTGGTTATAGACCCATCGGCCCTGGAAATGTTGGATGCATTAGTTGCTGCTTGGTTGCCTGGGACGGAAGGAAATGGGATAACTGATGTTATATTTGGAGAATACGAGTTCCATGGACTGCTTCCAGTTTCATGGTTTAAATCGGTTGATCAACTGCCTATGAATGCTCATCAAAACTCATATGATCCATTGTTTCCCATTGGGTATGGACTAAAATCTAAAGTTTAA
- the LOC122581107 gene encoding 50S ribosomal protein L4, chloroplastic — translation MASSIFMKTPSSVSFLSSSIFSIPSIQTPSSSSSSSLFIKPPKFQTIRSNLATLPILSFDGTKVGETTLNLKSAKPDTARAVVHRGITTDLNNKRRGTASTLTRAEVRGGGKKPFPQKKLGRARRGSQRTPLRPGGGVVFGPKPRDWSVKINKKEKRLAISTALASAAVNGIVVEEFGDKFEKPKTKEFIEVLKRWGIDPREKSMFFMTEIDDNVVLSSRNIGTLKMLTPRTLNLFDILNADKLVFTQAGLDYLNDAYGYDDGEDDDEEDYEVVAEEGTETEEIVLPPTDA, via the exons ATGGCTTCTTCTATTTTCATGAAAACCCCATCTTCAGTCTCATTCCTATCATCATCAATTTTTTCAATTCCATCAATCCAaacaccttcttcttcttcttcatcttcacttTTCATCAAACCCCCCAAATTCCAAACAATTCGTTCCAACTTAGCCACACTCCCAATCTTGTCTTTTGACGGAACTAAGGTTGGTGAGACCACATTAAACCTTAAATCAGCAAAACCAGATACCGCGAGAGCTGTTGTCCACCGTGGCATTACCACGGACTTGAACAACAAGCGTCGCGGTACTGCTTCAACTCTCACGCGCGCTGAGGTGCGTGGAGGTGGGAAAAAGCCTTTCCCACAAAAGAAATTAGGCCGGGCGCGACGTGGGTCCCAAAGGACCCCATTGCGCCCGGGTGGTGGGGTTGTTTTTGGACCCAAACCACGTGATTGGTCAGTTaagattaataaaaaagaaaagcgTTTAGCGATTAGTACCGCGTTAGCTAGCGCTGCTGTTAATGGGATTGTGGTTGAGGAATTTGGGGATAAGTTTGAGAAACCGAAAACTAAGGAGTTTATTGAGGTTTTGAAACGATGGGGGATTGATCCTAGGGAGAAATCAATGTTTTTTATGACGGAAATTGATGATAATGTGGTTCTTTCGAGTAGGAATATTGGGACTTTGAAAATGTTGACACCTAGGACTTTGAATTTGTTTGATATTTTGAATGCGGATAAGTTGGTGTTTACGCAAGCCGGGTTGGATTATTTGAATGATGCTTATGGATATGATGATGGggaggatgatgatgaagaggattATGAAGTAGTAGCCGAGGAAG GAACCGAGACAGAGGAGATCGTGTTGCCACCCACCGATGCTTGA